The genome window CCTGCCGCGGGTGGTCAAGGCGCTGCAGGCCTCCGACGTCACGATCCACGGCGACGCTGCCTTCGCCGCCTTCGAGGGAGTGCGGCCTGCGACCGACGAGGACTGGGAGTCGGAGTACCTCTCCCTCGACATCGCCGCCGCGGTCGTCCCCGACCTCGAAGCCGCGATCGCGCATATCCGGCGCTGGTCCAGCGGGCACACCGAGGCGATCGTCACCGAGGACCTCGCGGCCGCGCGGCGCTTCACCGCGGCGGTGGACTCCGCCGCGGTCATGGTCAACGCCTCGACCCGCTTCACCGACGGGGGCGAGTTCGGTTTCGGCGCCGAGATCGGGATCAGCACGCAGAAGCTCCACGCCCGCGGCCCGATGGGTCTCCCGGAGATGACCTCGACGAAGTACGTCGTCACCGGCGACGGCCACGTGCGGTGACCGGGATGCCCCGCGGTAGGGTGAGCCCATGCTGAACGCCGTTGTCCTGCACGCCGCCGAGGCCGCTGAGCACTCCGAGAAGGTCAACCACTGGATCGTCGGCGGTGTCGCCATCGTGATCCTGCTCAGCCTCATGCTCATCCTGCTGGCGTTCGCCGGCGGCCGCGAGCACTCCTGAGCCACTTCGTGACAGCGACGTCGCGGCGCAGAGTTGGCGTGATGGGTGGGACCTTCGATCCCATCCACAACGGTCACCTCGTCGCGGCGAGCGAGGTCCAGGGCGTCTTCGACCTGGACGAGGTCGTCTTCGTGCCGACCGGTGATCCGTGGCAGAAGTCGCACCGGGAGGTCTCGCCGGCCGAGCATCGATATCTGATGACGGTCGTGGCGACGGCCGCCAACCCCCGGTTCACGGTGAGTCGCGTCGACCTGGAGCGGCAGGGGCCGACGTACACGATCGACACGCTGCGCGACCTCAAGACCATGATGCCGGATGCGGATCTGACGTTCATCACAGGCATCGACGCGCTGGCGGAGATCTTCACGTGGCGCAATGCCGACCAGCTCTTCGAGCTCGCGCAGTTCGTCGGGTGCACGCGGCCCGGCTACACGATCGATGAGCACGTGATGGGGAGGATCCCCGCCGAGCGCGTCACCATCCTCGAGATCCCCGCCCTCGCCATCTCGTCCACCGACTGCCGTGATCGCCACCGCAGCGGCCAGCCGATCTGGTACCTCGTGCCCGACGGCGTCGTGCAGTACATCGGCAAGCACGCCCTCTATACGAATGAGAACTGAATGACCCTCTCGATGCGTCCCTCGCACACCACCCTCCGGGCCTCGCTGCCCTCGTTTCCACAGGCGGTGGCTTCGTGACGGCCACCGACTACGCCCGCGACCTCTGCGTCGTCGCGGCTCGCGCCGCCTCCGACAAGCTCGCCCAGAACATCATCGCGTTCGACGTGAGCGAGCAGCTCGCGATCACCGACGCCTTCCTGCTCTGCTCCGCGCCCAACGACCGCCAGGTGCGCTCGATCGTGGACGAGATCGAGGACAAGGTCCGCGAATTCGGGGCCAAGCCGCTGCGTCGCGAGGGCGACCGCGATGGCCGCTGGGTGCTCCTCGACTTCGGTGACGTCGTCATCCACGTGCAGCACGAGGAGGAGCGTCAGTTCTACGCCCTCGAGCGGCTCTGGCGCGATTGCCCGTCGATCAACCTCGGCGAGCTGTGACCCGTCTGGTCCTGCTGCGTCACGGCGTCACGACCTGGAACGCCGAGGGCCGCTGGCAGGGCCACACCGACGTCCCGCTGGCCCAGGAGGGTCTCTCCCAGGCCGCGCGTGTGGCCGCGTCGATGGCGGCACTGCCGCCGGACGTGATCTGGTCCTCCGACCTCGGGCGCGCTCGCCAGACCGCCGCTCCTGTTGAGGCGTTGACGGGCCTCACGGCCGTCATCGACGAGCGCCTCCGCGAGATCCACGTCGGCTCCTTCGCCGGCCGCGACCGCCCGTCCGTCTTCGCCGAGCACGGCCATGGGCCGTGGGACTACAGCCAGTACGGCGGCGAGTCGGACGTCCAGGTCACCGAACGCCTCGCACCGGCACTCGCT of Nocardioides sp. Kera G14 contains these proteins:
- the nadD gene encoding nicotinate-nucleotide adenylyltransferase, whose product is MTATSRRRVGVMGGTFDPIHNGHLVAASEVQGVFDLDEVVFVPTGDPWQKSHREVSPAEHRYLMTVVATAANPRFTVSRVDLERQGPTYTIDTLRDLKTMMPDADLTFITGIDALAEIFTWRNADQLFELAQFVGCTRPGYTIDEHVMGRIPAERVTILEIPALAISSTDCRDRHRSGQPIWYLVPDGVVQYIGKHALYTNEN
- the rsfS gene encoding ribosome silencing factor — protein: MTATDYARDLCVVAARAASDKLAQNIIAFDVSEQLAITDAFLLCSAPNDRQVRSIVDEIEDKVREFGAKPLRREGDRDGRWVLLDFGDVVIHVQHEEERQFYALERLWRDCPSINLGEL
- a CDS encoding histidine phosphatase family protein, with translation MTRLVLLRHGVTTWNAEGRWQGHTDVPLAQEGLSQAARVAASMAALPPDVIWSSDLGRARQTAAPVEALTGLTAVIDERLREIHVGSFAGRDRPSVFAEHGHGPWDYSQYGGESDVQVTERLAPALAEIVAALEAVGERATGLLVSHGHTIRLATLHLLGWPIDAVHDLGPMANCGWVELERHEPTGRWRLIGYNRVAPIS